TCTTCCAAAACAAAATTATATGTCCCAACTTCATCATTTATCCCATGGACAACTAGCAAATACTCACCTTCATCGTAAGTTCCAAATCCAAGCGTGTACTCTTTTTTTCCAGTATTAAAATCATCAGAAAAAAGTACCTTGTCACTAGGAGAAATAAACTGATATCGAATACGGACATCATCACTTTGTTTCTGGGAAGTCAATCGATATGCAGTGTGCCCATTAGAGCGAATCTTATAGATGGCACTTGTACCTTGGCTAATATACCCTTGAGCTATATCTTGATTCCCCAAAACATTGGACTCACCAGTCAGTTGCTCTGGGGTTGCAACTTCTTCCAAAACAAAATTATATGTCCCAACTTCATCATTTATCCCATGGACAACTAGCAAATACTCACCTTCATCGTAAGTTCCGAATCCAAACGTGTACTCTTTTTTCCCAGTATTAAAATCATCAGAAAAAAGTACCTTGTCACTAGGAGAAATAAACTGATATCGAATACGGACATCATCACTTTGTTTCTGGGAAGTCAATCGATATGCAGTGTGCCCATTAGAGTGAATCTTATAGATGGCACTTGTTCCTTGGCTAATATACCCTTGCGCTATATCTTGATTCCCCAAAACATTGGACTCACCAGTCAGTTGCTCTGGGGTTGCAACTTCTTCCAAAACAAAATTATATGTCCCAACTTCATCATTTATCCCATGGACAACTAGCAAATACTCACCTTCATCGTAAGTTCCGAATCCAAACGTGTACTCTTTTTTCCCAGTATTAAAATCATCAGAAAAAAGTACCTTGTCACTAGGAGAAATAAACTGATATCGAATACGGACATCATCACTTTGTTTCTGGGAAGTCAATCGATATGCAGTGTGCCCATTAGAGTGAATCTTATAGATGGCACTTGTTCCTTGGCTAATATACCCTTGAGCTATATCTTGATTCCCCAAAACATTGGACTCACCAGTCAGTTGCTCTGGGGTTGCAACTTCTTCCAGTACAAAGCTATATGTTCCAATTCCATCATTAATCCCGCGAACAACTAAACGGTATTCACCCTCATCATATGTGCCAAAACCGAAAGTATAATCTTTTTCACCTGTATTAAAATCCTCAGAAAACAAAATTTTACCACTTGGAGATATAAAATTATATCGAATCCTCACATCATCATTTTGTTTCTTACTAACTAGTCGGTATGCCGTATGACCAAGTGAAATTATTGAAAACTCTTTTAACTCATCCCCTTCCTCCTCTGAGATTCGTCCTTCTATAACTTTTGAGTTTACAGAATCCTGCTTTTTATTAGTTCGAATAAGCTTTGCGGGTGAAGAAGAAAATGCGGTCAAGTCAGATGATTTTTGACTAAGCAACTCTGTTTCGAATGCGAAGAATTCGACTACTGAGCGAGATAAAGCTGCAATCGTGTCCATTCTTAATACTCTACCAGTACCATCTTTAACCGAAATTAGCATTCCCATGGGATAGCTACCAACATATACAATGCTTCCACTCATGCCTTGAGATATTTCTTGATTATTGTTTTCTAACTCTACATAAAAGTAGGTATGTAAATCTTTACTAGTTATTCTCAAAGGAAATTCTGTTAGTGCCCCATTCTTTTTCCTAAAGCTTAATGTGGCGTTTTTTACGCTATCTAGTACAGTTCGAACTCTTCCACCTTCATCTTTCCATGAGCTTTCACTACATATTGATGTAGAATTTGGCGCTAACTGTAAAATAGCCAAGTCTTGAGGGTAATTTGTTAAAATAGCTGCAATAGCATCCCTTTGAAGCCTTGAGCTAACGTAAATACCGTCAGAATCGTCAACAACATGCTTTGGCGTATACACCAGACATGTATCTCCTACCTGTCTTAATAAACCCTTTCCTGAGGAAAAATCCGTTTCAACAAACACATCCGTAGCATTTGTATAAAATGAAATAACAGAAACCGATAACACCAGCCAAAGAATAAAGAATTTTTTAATATTAGTCATTTAAGTCTTCTCTAGCAATGTTAATTATTTTAATCCGCAGTAAGAAGGATATTATAAAAGCTACAAGTTGTATAAAAACAAAAAGTACAGTGAAAGCTAATGTCGCTTCATTATCCTCAGTAATTCTATTTATAAAACTTACATCAACTTTTTGAGGTAAAGATCTGTACTTCTGAATAAAAACCTTTCCTCCATTAGAGAAAAACACACCATTCAAGCCTTTATCATTATACTCAGCCCTTATATATCCTTTTACAGGGTTATTTTTTTCTTTCTTAAAGTAAACATAGTCTCCATTATTAAAAACTCTCGGGGAAAAGTAATAATTCGACTCAGTGATTAGCGAGTAGTCTGATATTTCCACATATCCTTCCTTTAACGTAGGAAAGTAATAATCACTAGCATCAGATATGTTTTTTCCTATTTGAACATCACCAATCAGATTGGCAGAAAAAATAGGGTTGTTTGTATCAAGCTCAACTACGATGGCAGTACAAATAGGTAAAAATTCTTTGTTAAAGTCAACAGACAAGGCACCTGAACTATATTTCGCATCTTTCCCAAGTATTTCAATAATTAGATTTCTATCACTAAATCTAGTTATCGATACTTGTGCACCTTGATTTAAATTGAGGACTCCTTCTAGTGTTCGTGCTTGCTCTTTAATAAATTGGACATCACCACACTCACCGACTGAAAAATTTTTCAGTAAAATATCTGATGAGTTTTTATCATTTGGAGTATATTGGAAAAACTCAGAGTTTACCTTTAATGTATAAGATGTATTTTCCCCCAACTTACTAAACAGTAAAATTAATAATAATACAGCAAAAGAAAAAACCAGAGCTAGGAAAGTAATAACCCAAACACGTACATTTTCTGGAACTCTCTTTAGCTCCAAGTAATTTTTAATATACAACCATAAAACTCTCACTCTGGAACCCAAATTAGGTATTTTTTGTTTCTAGAGCTTTTAAAAACAACATTGCTGTTCCCCGACGGGATAATTTCGCCTAACTTACATTTGAAGTTATATGAAATCTTTATTTCAGAATCAACATCAACACAATAACTATTTGTCCCACCTTCAACAATCGGTTTATACATAGGGATATTACTTGCACTATTTATATAAAAATAGCCAGTTTTAGTTGAACTATTAATTGGCATTCCCCAGGATATAGGAAATACATGCAAGAATTTCCTACCTCGTTTATCTTGCTGTTCAATATATGCAAAGGCTGTAAGTTGTTCTACAGCGTACTTAGATAGCTTTTCTCGATACTTTGAGGGGAAGGTTATTTGGTTCCAAAACGGCTCACCATTTTGAAATTTTAAAGACACTGTTGCTGAATAAATTCCATCTATCGTAGAAATGTCAACATTGAGTTTATTTACATTTGGTGGCCTAGAGACATACAGTTCATTTATCGCAGGAGCAGAAAGCTCGCCAGTAACTTCATAGCCTATGAGTAGTCCACCAGCGACATTGACGTTTTCTGAGAACTCTTCATGTACAGATATAACCTCATACCTTTCATCATTCGACAAACTTTGGAATGACGCTATAAACAATGTAACTATCCATGTAAAACGCTTAGAGTTTTTCATATTCCTTATGCTTCTTTTATTTAACGATCCACAATTAATACCATCGTACCTTACAAATTTAGCCTATTGTGTGAGCAATACCTAATACTGTAGATTGTGGAGGATGTACAAATTTGACCACTATGTAATCGAGATACTAATTACTGCACTAAAAAGCTGGCAGTATCAGAGTTGAGATCAATTGTTCCATATACTCTGCCAGGTGGTTTAGATGATATTAATGACATATTGGAACGTTTAGGTTGTTAATCTCTGGGGTTATTTAGGCTCGAATTGGTCAGCTCAGAACATGCTAGAAGTTGTAGCTATGCCCCACTTCAATTTTAATTTCCGACTTCCAACATGCAGTGTAACTACGAATATGTAATCAAGCTATTTAGTCCACTACATCCAAAACAAGTAGCTCTTCATAGGATAGAGATACTTAAATTGTTGGCTATAATTTTACGAGGAACGAACAATAGCTAACTGTTTTTGTTCCGTTTAAAGTCTTTGTTAGCTTACTTTCCAAACACTTCAGATTGTACCACTTGATTTCCGAATGGCATTTTAACCTTTACCCATTTACCAAAAAAACTAAAGGCATTTTCATTGACACATGACTCTGCAATCAAGTAGCTTGAATCTGTCATCACATGGAACTCATCCTGATAGAGTGATCGGTAGCATACAGTTAAAGGCAAGATTGAAGTGTAGTAGGCTAGAGCTTTATATTCATCGGAAACTACTTCGGGTTCTTGGACTTTCAGAAGGGATATACTCTGCCCTGCACGTAGAAATGTACGATCTTCAATTTTAGTAATTAATGCCTTAACATTGCTAATATCGATGTCATTAAGTTTTGCGAATTCATTGAGAGTCTCCCTTAAACTTTTAACTTCTTTAGCCGCCAACTCAAAAGTATCGATGATAGCAGGCCCAGTACCTATATTTTCTAACGCTATTTCTATGTACTCTCCATCAGAATGTGTGATTGAAAATTGCAACATAGGAATTAGAGATAATTTATTATGATACGATGTTGTACGTGCTTGATGTACAGTTAAAAATAGAGCGCAAACAGCAATTACTAAACTGCATACCTCTACAACTCTCCCATTAAAAAGCTTCTTCAATTCATCAAACACTCGAACTCCTGTAAGTTAACATTTTAATATCGTTCCAGCACGAATTGATGCATTCAGTATACCTCAAACATACTACCTAACTAACTGAAAAATATAAATAAAAATCAGTTTAAATCTAGTTTCTGATAAAATGCCGCGCAAGCACACATAGCTTCCGATTCTAGGTACGTTATCAATCAAAAACTTCCCTTTAGTTCTCCATTATTCAATAGTTTAGAAATGGTTGAACAACATATTCGAGCGTAAGTGTGATTGAAGGTCAGTCTGCTGTGGATTAGAAAATTTAGTTACATTGTTGGAACTCTAGGCATAAGGAAAAGTAAGGCATGTTGCAGGGTTTGAAACTGAGTTAATCCCTATCTAGCTCACTTTGGGGCAATAATGTGTTTGCAAGTCCCAAAAAAAGAGCCGCAAAAGCGGCTCTTGATTTTCAAACTATTTGTAGAAACAACCATAAAGTGATATTTACGATTTCTTTTAGTTCAATAGCTTACTTAAAAAGCAACCATATGTTGATATCGCCTAAAACAACCATAAGTTGATATTTTCGTGAAAATCATTAAACATGAAACATCCCAAGGTAAGAAAATTACTTACCAAAAACAAAGTTCGAATTTTTGCTACATCTTTAGTGTCACCTATAACTTCTCTGGCCTTTCGGTTTCAGTATTCTAAGACAACTCTTTTATCTCTTGTCAATTCAATCCCAACTTAAATTCTCAACTAGCTAAAGATTTGATTTCTGATTGAATCAGTTCACACAATCGTTGCATGATAGAAATCAAACGCCTTGCCTGTACAAACAAGCCTAGAAAAATATACTCTCGAGCACGGTTAAGTAAACTATCAAACACCTCAAATTTCTTAATAATCTCTCTGTTTTCGGACTGCAATATCAAATAGCTATCAGTGCCAAACATTACTAACTGTTGTTCTATCTGTTCACAGCATTTCAATAACAGGGCTGCAGAGTTATCCATTCAACATTGCCTCTAGATACTGCAAATCTTTTTGATTTAACTGAGTTAACTCTTCTTTGAACTCAATCAGTTCCTGTAACGTTTGTGCAGTGGCTGCCTGAGTAACCTTTTGACTTTGGATCATAATTTGGATTTCAGCCATCAGTTCTTCCAAAGTACGAGTTTGTCCTTTCTGAGCAGTTTTAACTACCTGTCGAACATCACCTAACAAGCGACTATTGTTGTCAGCCATGTCATTCACTCTATCTTCAAACTCTTCATTAAGTTCAGAAAACTGCTCAGAAACCTCTTTTGTAAACTGTCTGCTATGCTCTAAAAGTATCGACTGAAGTTGCTTGTTACCTTGTTCAATTATATTTCCTTGTTCACGCATGAACTCACCATTTTCTTTGGTTTGCGCTTCAATTTGGCTAGTCAACTCAAAGATTGGCGAAAGTTTTTTGGTGATCTGCTCGAGATGGTGATCAAGTGACTGTCGTCCTAGTTTATTTTCCTGTATCAATTGTTTACTAAGCTGCTCTGCAGTTTGTGTGAATTTTTTTGCTAGCTGGTTTTGCAGTTCAATGGAATCCGCCGATTGTTGGCTATTTAATATATTGATTTTTAATATTAGATCAGAAAGTTTGTCGTCAATTATTTCTGATACAAGCATAGTATGGTTCTCTAGCTGCTTAACTACACTAATCAGTTGCTGATGAATTCTTTTATCTTGCTCAGTTTTGTCTTTTACAGCCATACAAATTTCTGTTCGCATATTTTTCGTCGTTGATTGGAATTCACTTTTATAAGCAAAAAATGCTTGTTGTTGCTCTAACTGACGCTGATGCGCTAGTTTCTGATCAAGTAAGCTGAATATGAATACCGATACTGCAGCTAATCCAACAAGTCCGTACCCATATACAACGTATTGATTGTGGATAAACATAATGAATAAGAAAGCTAAAATAGAAGCTACCGTAATCGCTTTAAAGACTGATGACATATTATTTTTTACCTATAGATTTTAAATAGATAATCTGATTAGTTAAGAAATCGAGAGTAATAGATTCACACTGATGCTGATAGAAATCTATCAGTAAGTCAGTAAACTCCTTTTTATCCCTCTGAATTGTTTCAATAAACTCAAGGTGTGTTAGCTTATTAATATTACCAAATGATACATCGCTCCCAATACTGCGTATACTTCCAATACACTTCAACTTTGTACTTTTTACCAGCTTACAGTAAGCATCCAGTGGCAAACTGTAACCTACCTTTTTAAAGTTATTTAAGAAGGGCATTGTCGAACCATCAAAAAATTCTTCGCTTATGTGAGTGCAGTAATTATCTAACACGTTCATTGCAGCTTGTGATAAGTACTCATGATACTTCTTTTGATTTGAGATACTTTGTAAACCGTGCTGTGAAAATATCTTGTCAAGACTGCTGGGTGAGATATAGTCTTCAACAAAGTCTTCAATACAAAAGTCATAGGTCGTACGAAAAATCACATCGTCTGATACGAAATCCTCCATTTGTTCAACTTGGTGCTGTATATATTCTCTCTGTCTTTGGAGATAGCTTTTTCGATGGTTAAATCTGGCTTTGAAATACTGCTTTAAATTTGAACTATCACCGACTTCTACAACGTCACCAGCTAAAATATCTTTAGAGTACGCACCAGATAAATCCTGTTCCGACATATCAAGGTCCGAGGAAGCGGTATCTGGTCCTTCTAAAAGCATTAGCTGAACATTCGGAATATGTCGCCGTGCGATCAGCCAATTTGTTAATCCGTTAATAATACTCTTATTAGTCAGCTCCCCATAAGGAAAGGCATCACACCAGAGTATTCCATATAAATGCTTTAGCCAGCGCATATCATCCCTTAGAAATGGATTAGAATGATGTTCGACTAAGAAGCTTTTTGTCTTAAACTGAGGTGGGATAACAAACACAAAACCCAATGGCAGGTTGCGGTTACCTACTGAAAGATAGATCACCTCCCCTTTTTCAACAGAGTTGCTACCCTCTCTCAAGTTCAAAAGTCCTTCATTCGTTTCAACGTACGCGATATCTTCATCATGGTTAAACAAAATGTAGGTTTTTTTACTGCCATTATCTAAGTAGCTAACCGGCATAAAATCCTGCACCGCATCTCTCAGCAATGAGCGAAAGATGAGGTAAGTCTCATGAGTTGGTAAGCCCAAGACAAATACACTTTGATAGTTCAGCAGTGTTTGCTTGAGGTTAAGCATTTAACGAATCCAGCTTTTCAGCTAATTGAGCAACCTGAAATAGCTTCTGCTCTTTTTCTTGCTGAGAAAGTTGCAAATTACTCTTAAGTTCTGCTATTTGATCTGCTAATTCTCTGACCATGGATTCGCTGTCCATCATGACGCTTAGTGATAGCTTAACCATAAACTGTTCAATAAGTTCATCTGAAGCGGTTTTAACCGATTCAATATAAGAACTCATTGAGTTATTCATCTGTCGACAATAGAATTCACAAGACAAATTTCTTTGCTGCTCTTTTTGCTGTTGCTTTTGATTTTCAGCCAAAGCCTGAAGCTCTGCCTCCAGTTCAGATCTACGCTGTAACAACAGCTCTTTCTTTTTCTGTCCGTAAGCTATTTTCTCGTTGAGCAATCCCATATCGCTCATTTTTTTCAACTGCCTTTGGACTTTACTTTGTACCTCATGCTCAGCTTTGGCACGCAGCTCTTCAAACTGACGCCTGTGATTCTCGTCAATACGAGAGCTTGGTGGCTCATCGAAATTCTCTCCGAGCTTTCGCATCCAGAACTCGGCTTCCAGTAACTGAAGCGAATTCAAAGCAACCTGCCCTAAGTTCTGCTCCTTTTCATCACTTGAATTGGCTAGCTTAGCCGCACTTTGTTGGGATTTTTCCTTTAGCTTTCTATAGTTACTGACATGCTTTTGAGCAATTGGCTTGTATTTATCAACTGCCGATTTAGCAGTTTTAATGACCGTTGTCGCTTTCTTTACTGCTTTCGTGGCTTTAATTGCTGTTTGAGTTGCATCAATCGTTTTTTTTGTGGTTTTCGCTGCATCAATAGCTTTTTTACCATTCGTCACCGCCTTTACTGGCCCAGCAGGGGTTGGAATAAACATCACCGCAAGATCAACTGCCTGCCCCAGCATACTAAACGTTTTTGAAAACGAAGAGTCGCCTGGATTAGTGATATATTGAGGGGCATATGACAATTGATTAACTGTTTCCTTCGAGACTTCCGCTTCAAGTGAAATAGCGCCAAGCTCACTGCTAGCCGAGCGCATATCTTCGGTCAACTGAGATACTGAATTGTTAAGCTCAATTTCTTCAGCATCCATACTGTTAAGCTGGCGAGATATTGCGAGTAAAACCTCATCAGAGTTACTAACCACTTCATCAAGTGTTGGTGTGTTCATCTCAACGGAAAATCCTTCAGCCGATAAGCGCCCGCCTACCAAACCGAGTGCTGACAGCTGCTCATTCTGCTGGCGATAAATAGATTCCACAGATATCGTCAATCGCTCAGACACTCTGGTATTAATATTTAAAGCCAGTTCTTTAACACTCTGATCAGAATATTCTCTAACTTTTGTCGGAGAATCTATCCAAATGGCTGTTGAGAGTGTTTTTCGGTAGTCATCAACTGCCTGAACTTTTAATCGCTCAAGCTCTCGCCCAATATCCCTTTTAACTAAAGAGAACTCATGCTCTAGGCTTTCTTTTAACAACATCCCATCTTTTTTCTGCAAAGCTAGCTCTGTTTCCAGTTGCTTGACATCGGACTCAAACTGTTCAGGATCACCTTGATACTCAAACTCTATCAACTGGATTGTCTTATCCAACTGGGTTTGAAAATCAGCCGTTAGTTTACGCATGTTATTTGAGACAGCTCTTTCTAAGGACAATCGAACATCATCAGCGAAATAGCCTTTCAACCATTGCTGCAAGCTTTTAAAGTTTTCCTGCCAACGCGGTTGCTCCAATTTGTTAGATATAGCAAAGTAGTGCTGACTAGTATCAACCACTTGCTCGAGAATTTGGCAATCTTCAGCTACAACGCTCTCAACGGATTCTTCACACTCGTTAATCTCATCCATTCTGGTACGAACAAATAAAACATCCAGACCAAACTTACTAATACGTTCTAGGAAGTTAAGGTCAGATATTGAAGGTTGATTACCACTTACATATAAGAATGCTTGAGCAGCAGGCAGAAACTCGTACGTCATCGCCTCATGAGCACTATGAAGTGTGTTTATTCCCGGAGTATCTACGAGCACCAGTCCATCCTCTAGCAACGGACTATTAAGTTCGATATCCAGTGAGCTAATATCGTCAATATTTAACTCAGGAAGCTGAATACTTAATTCACCACGACTGATACTTTGTTGGCTAAGGCACTTAGCCATTGAAATATCCAGCACTAATTCTTGATTGTTATTAAGCTTAATCAGTAACTTATCTTGCTCACCAAAACGAATAGTTGTTAAGAACGAAGTTGTTTCTGTCGTTAGGGTTGGGAGTATGTCTCTTCCCAACAAATTGTTGATAAAATGTGATTTACCAGCAGAAAACTGCCCAACTACTGGCAGATAAAACTGTTTGTTCTCTATGCTGGATTGTAAGTTCTCAAGCTGCATTCGTGTCTGAGGAGCAGCGTCAATATCAATGGCAACCGACTCCAAAGTCTGCATCGATTCAATTAGCGCATGATTCATACTAGGCTCCCACAAACACTTCTGAAATGTTTCTTTGTTCTATGACATCTACAGCCTGCTCTTCCAGATCACACTGAACACCAATTGCAGCAATTAGAATCTCTGAAATCTGCTCATTCTTCTGTTCGCATTTTTCTATGAGTTGCTCTTTTTCACTGATACTACCTTCAAGATCCATTTTCTTAAGCTCTAGTTCTTGCTTCTTTCTTAATAATTTGTCGGAAAGGCTGCTCTCCAAACTATGTGATAGCAATGGAATCAATGACTTTTCCTGAGAGCGTAAACGGCTAGAAATTTCACTTAACGCCTCACTGCGTATGGAGTCAATTCTCTCTTCTATATCTTCCTGTATTTTCTTTAATTGTGTTTTAAAGTGACGCTTCTGTGTAGCATTAAACTCCTCAGTTAAGGAACGTTTTTGATCTTCCAATCTCTTAAGCTTGTTATTTGTTTCCTTAGAGGCTAAATGTGATGCCTCTATGTCCTGATATTCAATACCACTCAACTCAGCAGTTACCTCTGCAATATCTGAATCATATCGCTTCTCAACAGATTGTTTATGTTGTTGAAAGTTTTTTATTCGAGCATCATCTTTAGTAATCTTAGTTTTTCTAACAATTTTTTTGCCGAACAGCCAGCTCCACCCTTTGCCTATAACACCGTCACGAGACTCTCGGTCTATGTCTTCACTTTCGACTCTATCAACAGTTGGCGCTGGCCCCATTCCAGCTAGCTCTGAATGCTTCTGATCCATCAGCGTACGTTTACGCTCTTCCAGTGACTCTTTTTTATGCGTAAGCCTGATTGCAGACTTTTCTTCTAACTCTGACGAGTTTAAACGTTGTTCTAATTTTTCAATTTCGTCTTCTAAGTCAGTCCGTCGTTTATCTACTTCTGCATAGTCTAATGACAAGGTGTATTGACCTATTTCATCACTTTTGCCAAGTTCGACAGGCTGTGCCAATTTGGATAGTTCCTCATTTATTCCCTCCAGCTCAATATCCGCAATAGATTGGATATTCCCTTCAAGCTCTGCTTGAAATGATAAAGCAAACAACGCCAGGCTGCTGTTCACATCGTCTTCTAGGCGAGAGATAAAGCGTTTCAAACTTGTTTCTGCATCATCATCCATTAACAACCTGTCATGATCTATGATGAAGTCACTATCAAATTTATCCATGTAGCGTTCACGAATTGATTCTAATGTACCTGTCATCGTATTTTCTGCCGCAATACGCGACTGACGAACTTGACGTTTAATTGTTCTTTTGTTGTTTTCAACCGTTTCACCAATTTTTTCTAGCTGTTGTTCTAACGCACTTATTTGGGCTAATACCTCGCCTTTACTGTGACTTTCTTGTAGTTCACTGATCAATTGGCTGTTTGCCTTGCGCGTGTTTTCAAGTAGTTTGATCACACGATTAACTGGCTCTAAAAGTTCAGAACGTGCTTTTTCTCCTTGGGTGAGAAAACGCCATAAGCGCTCTTCAAATTCCAATAGGCGTGACTTTTCAAAAAGAGCCTGCTTTTGCTCTGCGTTATAGTCTCGCTCAACTATCTTTTTATCGCTGCGGGCGACAAGGGCATCCTGCGCTGAAATAGGCCAGATCTCAGGTACCGATTGGGCATGTGGAAATTTACTCTGATAACTTTCAGTCAATATCTTAAGCACTGATTCAATTGACTCCTCATTTAAGTTAATAGTGTCAATTTTATTTAGCACCAACAGAATTGTACCCACTTCTCCTTTCAAGCGATCTAAAAACTCGAAATCGCTGTTCTTACCAGGTTGTTCTGCGTTAAATAAAAAGATACACGCATGAGATTTTTTAATCTGCTCTTCGGTTATTTTACGGTGACCTTCCCTTACCCCATTTAACCCTGGACTATCGACTAAAATCACGTCGTTTTGCAAGAAATCCGAATCTAAAAACAAATCAACTTGTTGAATGGAACTCGCTACCTCTTCACCTTTGGTCGTTGCAAATTTTTCTACATTATCAAATGAAGCCTCTGCGAAACTCTGGGTAGTACCATCGTTATAAATAACACGTAGCCCTTCATCGGGTTCAGCTTTACCACTATGTTTTAGGAAGTTCACTGTTGCCGTTGTTTCGCCACTAAACGAAGGTAAATACTTATCCCCCATCATTGAATTAAGAAAGGTTGATTTTCCTGCACTAAACTCACCAACAACAACGATAGAAAATTCGCCGTTTTCTACCTGGCGATATAACTCTTCGAACGCATGTTCATTTTCAACATCATCGGTGTTCTGATAGAACTGACATGTTCTTTCAAGCAGCGTCAATACCCCTGCTTTTTTCTCATCATATTGTTTTTTATAATCCATTATTAAAACACCTTAATTTTTACAATACTCTTCTTTTATTGCGCTTATTTCTGTTGCTGCATTTTTTAGAAGCGGTAGTTCAAGATTCTTAGATTGCCCATCAAGCAATTCCAGCTTTTGTCTATAAAGTGCAAATTTTTGCTTATGGTACTGATAGAGCTTATCTGACACCGACGAAAGCTCATTTTTAATCGTGGATTTTATAATCTTATTTAGTGAACCAATAGCCTCAACCTTCAAGTTTGTTTCTACCTTCTGACAAAGCTCATTTCTTTTCTCTCTAGTGACCTGCTGACGGTGGTTTCTTAGCTTTGATTCGATATGTTGATTCATCTCTAAAATACGCTTTTCGTGTCTTTCGATCTTTTTCTCTAAGCGCTCTTGACCCAATTTTGATATATCCATCGAGGAATTAGCTTCATTCAACTGACTTTGAAGGCGATTTTTCTTCATGTTGAGCGTACTAATTTGAGCTGTGTACAGATTGCGAATCTCATCCAGATCACGATCATACCGCTGTTGCTCACTTCTATCCGCTGCTCGATAGGTTTCTCTTTTTTCAGAAAAGAAGTCCAGAACTCCACCTAAAAGGCCACCGCGCTCAACTGTTCTGCTTCTGGTGATATACTCAACGCCTGGCCGTTTACCTAGACGCTGAATCTTTGTATCTCTTTTGTTTTTAGTGCTGCGCGTATTGGTATTGTTATTGACTAATTCTGTTTGAATTTTTTCCTGTAACTTAGCAAGTGTTTGTTGATTATCCGTGTTTGCTTTTAGACCGAATTCTAAATTGGTTAGATTTCCCTTTTCGTTATTCAGCTTTGCACGATCTTGACTGACAATGTTGATATCAAGCTCAAAGGTTAATCCACTTACCTTATGTGATTTTTGATAGTCAATGGCTACCTCAGAGGTAAAACGATCTGTTTCTAGAATTCCGATCTCATAAACATCTTCGATATTACTTTGTAGTAACCTCTGTATAACGGTGCGCATCTTCATAATGCCTTGGTCAATTTTTTTCCCATAGGTATTATGAATTACACTTGCTTGCAATTGATCCAAATCTTCACTTTGAATATAGTTTCGCAATTCTTCATTTAGTCTGATTAACTCATCTTTTAGATAATGAAGCGTATGATTTTCTAAATCTGTA
The Vibrio cyclitrophicus DNA segment above includes these coding regions:
- a CDS encoding dynamin family protein; the protein is MDYKKQYDEKKAGVLTLLERTCQFYQNTDDVENEHAFEELYRQVENGEFSIVVVGEFSAGKSTFLNSMMGDKYLPSFSGETTATVNFLKHSGKAEPDEGLRVIYNDGTTQSFAEASFDNVEKFATTKGEEVASSIQQVDLFLDSDFLQNDVILVDSPGLNGVREGHRKITEEQIKKSHACIFLFNAEQPGKNSDFEFLDRLKGEVGTILLVLNKIDTINLNEESIESVLKILTESYQSKFPHAQSVPEIWPISAQDALVARSDKKIVERDYNAEQKQALFEKSRLLEFEERLWRFLTQGEKARSELLEPVNRVIKLLENTRKANSQLISELQESHSKGEVLAQISALEQQLEKIGETVENNKRTIKRQVRQSRIAAENTMTGTLESIRERYMDKFDSDFIIDHDRLLMDDDAETSLKRFISRLEDDVNSSLALFALSFQAELEGNIQSIADIELEGINEELSKLAQPVELGKSDEIGQYTLSLDYAEVDKRRTDLEDEIEKLEQRLNSSELEEKSAIRLTHKKESLEERKRTLMDQKHSELAGMGPAPTVDRVESEDIDRESRDGVIGKGWSWLFGKKIVRKTKITKDDARIKNFQQHKQSVEKRYDSDIAEVTAELSGIEYQDIEASHLASKETNNKLKRLEDQKRSLTEEFNATQKRHFKTQLKKIQEDIEERIDSIRSEALSEISSRLRSQEKSLIPLLSHSLESSLSDKLLRKKQELELKKMDLEGSISEKEQLIEKCEQKNEQISEILIAAIGVQCDLEEQAVDVIEQRNISEVFVGA
- a CDS encoding dynamin family protein, yielding MESVAIDIDAAPQTRMQLENLQSSIENKQFYLPVVGQFSAGKSHFINNLLGRDILPTLTTETTSFLTTIRFGEQDKLLIKLNNNQELVLDISMAKCLSQQSISRGELSIQLPELNIDDISSLDIELNSPLLEDGLVLVDTPGINTLHSAHEAMTYEFLPAAQAFLYVSGNQPSISDLNFLERISKFGLDVLFVRTRMDEINECEESVESVVAEDCQILEQVVDTSQHYFAISNKLEQPRWQENFKSLQQWLKGYFADDVRLSLERAVSNNMRKLTADFQTQLDKTIQLIEFEYQGDPEQFESDVKQLETELALQKKDGMLLKESLEHEFSLVKRDIGRELERLKVQAVDDYRKTLSTAIWIDSPTKVREYSDQSVKELALNINTRVSERLTISVESIYRQQNEQLSALGLVGGRLSAEGFSVEMNTPTLDEVVSNSDEVLLAISRQLNSMDAEEIELNNSVSQLTEDMRSASSELGAISLEAEVSKETVNQLSYAPQYITNPGDSSFSKTFSMLGQAVDLAVMFIPTPAGPVKAVTNGKKAIDAAKTTKKTIDATQTAIKATKAVKKATTVIKTAKSAVDKYKPIAQKHVSNYRKLKEKSQQSAAKLANSSDEKEQNLGQVALNSLQLLEAEFWMRKLGENFDEPPSSRIDENHRRQFEELRAKAEHEVQSKVQRQLKKMSDMGLLNEKIAYGQKKKELLLQRRSELEAELQALAENQKQQQKEQQRNLSCEFYCRQMNNSMSSYIESVKTASDELIEQFMVKLSLSVMMDSESMVRELADQIAELKSNLQLSQQEKEQKLFQVAQLAEKLDSLNA